One segment of Deinococcus misasensis DSM 22328 DNA contains the following:
- a CDS encoding nucleotidyltransferase domain-containing protein, with protein MLYPHHQSALERFIAQYSQNPEVQAIVVGGSLVKGFGKPSSDLDVLIVVDEEAFEQRKASGQLSYYSEDFTDYEGGYVDGKHLSLAFLRTVAEKGSEPARAAFWKSFVAYSRGDAAELQSLLEQITTYPEEGVQDRIHRFMAQVQAMHWYVGEGEKHQNPYLLSWSANRAVLFTARMLLAHNRLFFPYHKWMLRMLELAPELPEGYLQKVDALMKSPSVQGTRDLCDLVLGYQDWGTPKLHWTNLFMQDSELNWLSGQTPIEDL; from the coding sequence ATGCTCTACCCACACCATCAATCCGCCCTTGAACGCTTCATCGCCCAGTACAGCCAGAACCCAGAGGTGCAGGCCATTGTGGTTGGGGGGTCTCTGGTCAAGGGTTTCGGGAAACCTTCCAGCGATCTGGACGTGCTGATTGTGGTGGACGAAGAGGCTTTCGAGCAGCGCAAAGCTTCGGGTCAACTTTCCTACTACTCCGAAGACTTCACGGACTACGAAGGAGGCTACGTGGACGGCAAGCACCTGTCCCTCGCTTTCCTGCGTACTGTGGCCGAAAAAGGCAGTGAACCTGCCAGAGCTGCCTTCTGGAAGTCTTTTGTTGCTTACTCCAGAGGGGACGCTGCGGAACTGCAATCCCTGCTGGAGCAGATCACCACGTATCCAGAGGAGGGCGTTCAGGACCGCATTCACCGTTTCATGGCGCAGGTGCAGGCCATGCACTGGTACGTTGGAGAGGGTGAAAAGCACCAGAACCCTTACTTGCTTTCATGGTCGGCCAATCGTGCGGTACTGTTCACTGCCCGGATGCTCCTTGCCCACAACCGCCTGTTTTTCCCTTACCACAAGTGGATGCTCAGAATGCTCGAACTGGCCCCAGAGTTGCCTGAGGGATACCTGCAAAAAGTGGATGCTTTGATGAAAAGCCCTTCCGTGCAGGGCACCCGAGACCTGTGCGACTTGGTGCTTGGGTACCAGGATTGGGGCACCCCCAAACTGCACTGGACGAACCTGTTCATGCAGGACAGTGAACTCAACTGGTTGAGTGGTCAGACCCCCATCGAAGACCTGTAA
- a CDS encoding MBL fold metallo-hydrolase, with protein MNITSHGAAETVTGSCHLLEVSGKRILIDCGLYQGSRELEERNQQPFDFDPASLDLVLVTHGHLDHVGRLPLLIKQGYHGKFHCTPATRAVTEIILRDAARIAEEDHDRDLRKARRQGRESQVLPPLYTEKDVDRLLERMVPDAHWDKPLQFHGIRIQFHPAGHVLGSAWIEIEHDGKKVVFSGDLGNRESPVEADFELPGPCDAVVIESTYGNRNHRTQRDTIDEFARVLQESLRKDGKVLIPSFALERTQNILYVLRQLQDEGRIPLTPIYLDSPMGSKITRLYEKLGGEFNFDLEQDLRQGDRPFTPENLFITATSGESRNLNDLKGGAIIMAGSGMLSGGRIVHHLKHQLWKESTSLVIVGYQSPNSLGGRLIAGADTVRIFGEEIAVRASVHTIGGFSSHADQDDLLAFLAPTGQAHVHLVHGDITVMETFQKVLEEQGRKATINRHGQTYPVGH; from the coding sequence ATGAACATCACCAGTCATGGCGCCGCGGAAACGGTGACGGGAAGCTGTCACCTGCTGGAAGTCTCTGGAAAACGCATTTTGATTGATTGTGGATTGTATCAGGGCAGCCGGGAACTGGAGGAACGCAACCAGCAACCCTTTGATTTTGATCCGGCCTCTCTGGATCTGGTGCTGGTCACCCACGGGCACCTTGATCATGTGGGACGCTTGCCTCTGCTGATCAAGCAGGGCTACCACGGCAAATTTCACTGCACCCCGGCCACCCGGGCCGTCACCGAAATCATCTTGAGGGACGCTGCCCGCATCGCAGAGGAAGACCACGACCGGGACCTCCGCAAGGCCCGCAGGCAAGGTCGGGAAAGTCAGGTGCTGCCTCCGCTGTACACCGAGAAAGACGTGGATCGCTTGCTGGAACGCATGGTGCCCGATGCCCACTGGGACAAACCCCTGCAGTTTCACGGCATTCGCATTCAGTTTCATCCAGCGGGTCACGTGCTGGGTAGTGCATGGATCGAAATCGAGCATGACGGCAAGAAAGTGGTTTTCTCTGGAGACCTCGGGAACCGAGAAAGTCCCGTGGAGGCGGACTTTGAACTTCCCGGCCCTTGTGATGCTGTGGTCATCGAATCCACTTACGGCAACCGCAACCACCGCACCCAGAGGGACACCATCGACGAATTTGCCCGTGTCCTGCAAGAGAGCCTGCGCAAAGACGGCAAAGTTCTGATTCCGTCTTTTGCGCTGGAACGCACCCAGAACATCCTGTACGTGTTGCGACAATTGCAGGATGAAGGGCGCATCCCCCTCACCCCGATCTACCTGGACTCTCCAATGGGTTCCAAAATCACCCGCCTGTACGAGAAACTGGGCGGAGAATTCAACTTCGACCTCGAACAGGACCTCCGCCAAGGAGACCGCCCTTTCACCCCAGAGAACCTGTTCATCACGGCCACCTCTGGGGAATCCCGCAACCTGAACGACCTCAAAGGAGGGGCCATCATCATGGCCGGTTCGGGAATGCTCTCGGGAGGGCGCATCGTGCACCACCTCAAACACCAGCTCTGGAAGGAAAGCACCAGCCTGGTGATTGTGGGTTACCAGAGCCCGAATTCCCTCGGGGGTCGCCTGATTGCCGGGGCAGACACTGTGCGTATTTTTGGCGAAGAGATCGCCGTCAGGGCCAGTGTGCACACCATTGGCGGATTCTCGTCCCACGCAGATCAGGATGACCTGCTGGCCTTTCTGGCACCCACCGGGCAGGCCCATGTGCATCTGGTGCACGGGGACATCACCGTGATGGAAACCTTCCAGAAGGTTCTGGAAGAACAGGGCCGGAAAGCCACCATCAACCGGCACGGCCAAACGTACCCTGTGGGGCATTGA
- a CDS encoding LacI family DNA-binding transcriptional regulator has translation MNLKPTLKDVAQKAGVSVATASRILNARGGYHPDTRARVLQAMQDLGYVVLHAPEPEPSSKRPILGVVFPKVASMLIQEALAGLQQAAHQHGFEILVGHTDGSLERTLTVLRTFLDLPVKGVVFASEILHREYHDLLQKHQTPVVLLSAISFQFPVPFVRCDDRRAAFLATDFLIRKGHRDIAIIAGARSDPFSSTARVTGYLDALLHHQLPVQERHIVYTRGFSFQDGKDGFRLLLERETAVSAVFACSDEMAAGVLSVAAEHHMSVPEQLSVMGYDNLPLCQMTHPTLTTVAQPFVEMGQQAVHLLMECLHNPDGQKGLDLGVHIIERGSVRSLP, from the coding sequence TTGAATTTGAAGCCCACCCTCAAAGACGTGGCCCAGAAAGCGGGGGTGTCCGTGGCGACAGCTTCTCGGATTCTGAATGCCAGAGGCGGTTACCATCCGGACACCCGGGCAAGGGTCCTGCAGGCCATGCAGGACCTCGGGTATGTCGTCTTGCATGCTCCAGAACCTGAGCCTTCTTCAAAAAGACCGATCTTGGGTGTGGTGTTTCCGAAGGTGGCCAGCATGCTCATTCAGGAAGCCCTTGCGGGACTTCAACAAGCTGCACACCAACATGGCTTTGAAATTTTGGTGGGGCACACCGATGGTTCTCTGGAACGCACCCTGACGGTCCTGCGCACTTTTCTGGACCTCCCGGTGAAGGGGGTGGTTTTTGCCAGCGAAATCCTGCACCGCGAATACCACGATCTGTTGCAGAAGCACCAAACCCCTGTGGTGCTGCTTTCTGCGATTTCTTTTCAGTTCCCTGTGCCTTTCGTGCGCTGTGATGACCGCCGTGCAGCCTTTCTGGCCACCGATTTCCTGATTCGGAAAGGACACCGGGACATCGCCATCATTGCCGGAGCCCGTTCGGATCCGTTCAGTTCCACGGCTCGGGTGACAGGTTATCTGGATGCCTTGCTGCACCACCAGCTTCCGGTGCAGGAACGGCACATCGTGTACACCAGAGGTTTCTCTTTTCAGGACGGAAAAGACGGTTTTCGGTTGCTGCTGGAACGGGAAACCGCAGTCAGTGCAGTGTTCGCATGCAGCGATGAGATGGCTGCAGGTGTGCTGTCCGTTGCCGCAGAGCACCACATGTCCGTGCCAGAGCAACTCAGTGTGATGGGCTACGACAACCTGCCCTTGTGCCAGATGACCCATCCCACCCTGACCACGGTGGCCCAGCCTTTTGTGGAGATGGGCCAGCAAGCGGTGCACCTGTTGATGGAATGCCTGCACAACCCCGATGGTCAGAAAGGACTGGACCTCGGGGTGCACATCATCGAGCGGGGGTCTGTGCGGTCACTGCCCTGA
- the mreD gene encoding rod shape-determining protein MreD, with protein sequence MIRPILFILLTVVVQGMFPILLPRAWGFDGPDLFLLLALIFAARLPMNWGILVAFLIGLFQDALGAGLMGLHATALAGAVYLFYGARVWLSQQTPGRETLCLILALIGQWTVFLFLTYWLRSNLVTVHTLYTVLPSQVGFTLLFTPLMYRMADWALGRVATDDRRI encoded by the coding sequence ATGATTCGACCCATCCTGTTCATTCTGCTGACCGTGGTGGTGCAGGGGATGTTCCCCATTCTGCTGCCCAGAGCGTGGGGTTTTGACGGGCCAGACCTGTTCTTGCTGTTGGCCCTGATCTTTGCTGCCCGGCTTCCCATGAACTGGGGCATTCTGGTGGCGTTCCTGATCGGGTTGTTTCAGGACGCTCTGGGCGCAGGTTTGATGGGCCTCCATGCCACCGCTCTGGCCGGTGCCGTGTACCTGTTTTATGGCGCAAGGGTGTGGCTCAGCCAGCAAACCCCCGGACGGGAAACCCTGTGCCTGATTCTGGCCCTGATCGGCCAGTGGACGGTGTTCCTTTTCCTGACCTACTGGCTGCGCAGCAACCTGGTCACCGTGCACACCCTCTACACCGTTTTGCCTTCACAGGTGGGGTTCACCTTGCTGTTCACCCCCCTGATGTACCGCATGGCCGACTGGGCTCTGGGCCGGGTGGCCACCGACGACCGGAGAATATGA
- the mreC gene encoding rod shape-determining protein MreC: protein MFKQLSLLFVALMIVGLVMTRFMPTPPMAVTSGIVPLTRLAGQVSSNVRDAVASVIEQRDLRERYNLNYEELQNLRNEVRQLRLEVARLQRAEAVRKTVSPGIFTTAEITAIDPSPLLSRLRINVGGQQGVQRNMPVTVPSGLVGQVMEVSRTEAWVITLVDPESNVGVAIQGKAGRGIAVGAPPDRLRAEFPRNVDVQVGDQIVTASLGGVYPANVRVGVVDNVLPLGANATKRVAFIKPDVDVSNLEEVILLRAL, encoded by the coding sequence ATGTTTAAACAGCTTTCCTTGCTGTTCGTGGCCCTGATGATCGTTGGACTGGTGATGACCCGCTTCATGCCCACCCCTCCGATGGCGGTCACCAGTGGCATCGTTCCGTTGACCCGACTGGCCGGGCAGGTGTCCAGCAATGTGCGGGATGCGGTGGCAAGTGTGATTGAACAACGTGACCTCCGCGAACGCTACAACCTCAATTACGAAGAGCTGCAGAACCTGAGAAATGAGGTCCGGCAGCTTCGTCTGGAGGTGGCGCGTTTGCAGCGTGCAGAAGCGGTTCGCAAAACCGTCAGTCCGGGCATCTTCACCACTGCCGAAATCACCGCCATTGACCCTTCTCCCCTGCTTTCCCGCCTGAGGATCAACGTGGGTGGACAGCAGGGCGTGCAGCGCAACATGCCCGTCACGGTGCCCTCGGGTCTGGTCGGACAGGTGATGGAGGTCAGTCGGACCGAAGCCTGGGTGATTACCCTGGTGGATCCCGAGTCGAATGTGGGTGTGGCGATTCAGGGCAAAGCCGGGCGAGGCATTGCTGTGGGCGCACCACCAGACCGCCTGAGGGCTGAATTTCCCCGCAATGTGGACGTGCAAGTCGGAGACCAGATCGTGACCGCCTCTCTGGGTGGGGTGTACCCGGCGAATGTGCGGGTGGGCGTGGTGGACAACGTGCTGCCCCTCGGGGCCAATGCCACCAAACGGGTGGCGTTCATCAAACCGGATGTGGATGTCAGCAACCTTGAAGAAGTGATCCTGTTGAGGGCTTTATGA
- a CDS encoding Maf family protein, translating into MEWVLASQSPRRRELLSRLGLTFRIQVAHTDEVSHAPTPFEVARDLSRQKALAVRDQEPHACIVAADTIVVLDNEILNKPVDAAENRRFIQRLQGREHEVMTGVTVSTPEKTVSGVEVTRVKFRALSDQEIEWYVNSGEGLDKAGGYGIQELGALLIEGVHGDYFNVVGLPLVRLMHVAHEAGVKLLGEHV; encoded by the coding sequence GTGGAATGGGTGCTCGCTTCCCAGAGTCCCCGCCGTCGGGAGTTGCTGTCCCGGCTCGGGTTGACCTTTCGCATTCAGGTGGCCCACACCGATGAGGTGTCCCACGCCCCCACCCCCTTTGAGGTCGCCAGAGACCTTTCGCGCCAGAAGGCCCTTGCGGTTCGGGATCAAGAACCCCACGCCTGCATCGTGGCTGCAGACACCATTGTGGTGCTGGACAATGAAATCCTCAACAAACCTGTGGACGCCGCAGAGAACCGCCGCTTCATCCAGAGGCTGCAAGGCCGGGAGCACGAAGTCATGACCGGCGTGACGGTCAGCACCCCCGAGAAAACCGTCTCTGGGGTGGAGGTCACCCGTGTCAAATTCCGGGCCCTGAGTGATCAGGAGATCGAGTGGTACGTGAATTCCGGAGAAGGCCTCGACAAGGCCGGAGGGTACGGCATTCAGGAACTCGGGGCCTTGCTGATTGAAGGGGTTCACGGGGATTACTTCAATGTGGTCGGTTTGCCTCTGGTGCGCCTGATGCACGTCGCGCACGAGGCGGGCGTGAAGTTGCTGGGGGAGCATGTTTAA